One Peptococcus niger genomic window carries:
- a CDS encoding ATP-binding cassette domain-containing protein → MPLLECSALTKSFGRKTALSDMTFTADAGQIIGLFGPNASGKSTLLAILAGIINVYTGDVRIGGQKPGQRTKDFVAYQSDKLALPGHYNLKNGIDLYDRFFVDFNRERALAFLHDFGLSEKDGLRQLSRGSQEKFYLSLTLGREAQVYLLDEPMNGIDPRSRQEILDQLIRVYTPEALTIIATHSITEVETLVDSALYLRQGQVALYGSAEDLRNDYGRSLKEIFMEVCQ, encoded by the coding sequence ATGCCTCTTCTTGAATGCAGTGCCTTGACAAAATCATTTGGCCGAAAAACAGCGCTCTCGGATATGACCTTTACCGCCGATGCAGGGCAGATTATCGGCCTTTTCGGGCCGAATGCCAGTGGCAAATCAACCCTTTTGGCCATTCTGGCGGGTATTATCAATGTTTACACCGGGGACGTCCGCATTGGCGGTCAAAAACCGGGACAGAGGACAAAAGATTTTGTCGCCTACCAAAGCGATAAACTTGCCTTGCCCGGGCATTACAACTTGAAAAACGGCATTGACTTGTACGATCGCTTTTTTGTTGATTTTAACCGGGAGCGGGCCCTGGCTTTCCTGCATGATTTCGGTCTATCGGAAAAAGATGGGCTGCGCCAACTGTCCCGCGGCTCTCAGGAAAAGTTTTATTTAAGCCTGACCCTGGGCCGAGAAGCGCAGGTGTATCTTTTGGACGAACCGATGAACGGCATTGACCCGCGCTCCCGTCAGGAGATCTTGGACCAGTTGATCCGGGTCTATACGCCGGAAGCGCTCACCATCATTGCCACCCACTCTATTACTGAGGTGGAAACGCTGGTGGATTCAGCCCTTTACCTGCGCCAAGGGCAAGTGGCCCTCTATGGGTCGGCGGAAGACTTGCGCAATGACTACGGCCGGAGCTTGAAAGAAATCTTTATGGAGGTGTGCCAATGA
- the alr gene encoding alanine racemase, with protein MQDLAHTRPLWVEVDLDAIANNIQEVRRVVGDKVEVTAVCKANAYGHGAVHTAPVFLANGADRLAVATIEEAIEIRKAGITAPILILGATEITRARGLLKWHLDQAVFSRPMAAALSQAAQELNTTARVHIAVDTGMGRIGFLPTEESLDEIESILNLPGIAFEGLFSHFSTADEADKAYSQEQFRRYKFFKDGLAARGLVPNVAHMANSAAITDLPETHMDMVRAGIILYGLSPTHEVDESKLNLLPAMSLKCRVTHVKTLAAGEAVSYGRKYTTPGPRRIATCPMGYADGYTRLLSNKSEVLIRGKRAPVVGNICMDQCMIDVTDVPGVAVGDEVVLIGSQGEEYISAEELANILGTISYEIFCMLSRRIPRTYYRNGLFVANCNYLYDTDITPE; from the coding sequence ATGCAAGATTTAGCGCACACCCGCCCCTTATGGGTAGAAGTGGACCTGGATGCCATTGCCAACAACATTCAGGAAGTTCGCCGGGTCGTCGGTGACAAGGTGGAAGTGACCGCTGTATGTAAGGCCAATGCCTATGGCCACGGAGCGGTCCACACAGCGCCGGTTTTTCTGGCAAATGGTGCCGACCGGTTGGCGGTGGCCACGATTGAAGAAGCCATTGAAATTCGCAAGGCAGGCATCACCGCGCCTATTTTAATTTTAGGTGCCACGGAGATCACCCGCGCCCGCGGCCTTTTAAAATGGCACCTGGACCAGGCGGTTTTTTCCCGTCCTATGGCGGCAGCCCTTTCCCAGGCAGCCCAGGAATTGAATACGACTGCCCGGGTACACATTGCTGTGGATACGGGCATGGGGCGGATCGGCTTTCTGCCGACGGAAGAATCCCTGGATGAAATCGAGTCTATCCTAAACCTGCCGGGCATTGCCTTTGAAGGGCTCTTCTCCCACTTTTCTACAGCGGATGAAGCGGACAAGGCCTACAGCCAGGAACAATTCCGGCGCTACAAGTTCTTTAAAGACGGCCTCGCTGCGCGCGGTTTGGTGCCGAACGTGGCCCATATGGCCAACAGTGCGGCCATTACCGATTTACCGGAAACCCATATGGATATGGTGCGCGCCGGCATTATCCTCTATGGCTTATCCCCCACCCATGAGGTGGACGAATCCAAGCTGAACCTGCTGCCGGCCATGAGTTTGAAATGCCGGGTGACCCACGTTAAAACCCTGGCCGCCGGGGAAGCCGTCAGCTATGGCCGCAAATACACCACTCCCGGTCCCCGCCGCATTGCCACCTGCCCCATGGGCTACGCAGACGGCTACACCCGGCTCTTATCCAATAAGTCTGAAGTGCTCATTCGCGGCAAACGGGCACCGGTGGTGGGCAACATCTGCATGGACCAGTGCATGATTGACGTTACCGATGTGCCCGGCGTGGCCGTTGGCGATGAGGTGGTGCTCATCGGCAGCCAAGGCGAGGAGTACATCAGCGCTGAAGAACTGGCCAATATTCTCGGCACCATTTCTTATGAAATTTTCTGCATGCTCTCCCGCCGCATTCCGCGGACCTATTACAGAAATGGCCTATTCGTGGCCAATTGCAATTACCTCTACGATACGGACATTACGCCTGAATAA
- a CDS encoding LysR family transcriptional regulator has translation MDSIKVRALLETISAGRLAKAAEALGYTPSGMSRMIAALEKELGLTLLLRDRSGVAPTAACRDLLPAFRGLLAADDAAEEAVRQVQGLSAGRLTVGAAYSRFYPLLSKAIADFSRQHPGVNVEFIEGTSSDLAHAVADHQADFCIISKRLGDFDWQLLLDDELIALVPKNHPLAAKPYMLAEDFLSEPFITIYPSQETDNSRFFAKHGIRPPEGYGTADVLAAVHMVEAGLGLTLVNGILVAQIQDVQVEKKPLLPAASVPIGVAVTKEATRSPAAEAFCRAFFARQRVIQA, from the coding sequence ATGGATTCCATTAAAGTACGTGCCCTCTTGGAAACGATTTCCGCCGGTCGTTTGGCCAAGGCGGCCGAGGCCTTAGGCTACACGCCGTCCGGCATGAGCCGGATGATTGCCGCTTTGGAAAAAGAACTGGGGCTGACCCTTTTATTGCGGGACCGCAGTGGCGTAGCGCCGACAGCCGCCTGCCGGGACCTCTTGCCGGCCTTTCGTGGCCTCTTGGCGGCGGATGACGCGGCGGAAGAGGCAGTCCGGCAGGTGCAGGGGCTTTCAGCAGGCCGACTCACCGTCGGCGCGGCCTATTCACGTTTTTACCCCCTCCTGTCCAAGGCCATTGCCGATTTCAGTCGACAGCATCCGGGGGTTAATGTTGAGTTTATAGAAGGGACCTCCAGTGATTTGGCCCATGCGGTGGCAGACCATCAAGCCGATTTCTGCATCATCAGCAAGCGCCTGGGCGATTTTGATTGGCAGCTGCTCTTAGACGATGAATTGATTGCCCTGGTGCCGAAAAACCACCCCTTGGCGGCAAAGCCCTATATGCTGGCAGAGGATTTTTTATCCGAACCCTTCATTACCATCTACCCCTCTCAAGAAACGGACAATTCGCGTTTTTTTGCCAAGCACGGCATTAGGCCGCCGGAAGGCTACGGCACAGCCGATGTCCTGGCCGCAGTCCATATGGTCGAGGCGGGATTGGGCTTGACCCTGGTCAATGGCATCCTGGTGGCCCAAATTCAAGATGTCCAGGTCGAAAAAAAGCCTCTTTTGCCGGCCGCATCGGTTCCCATCGGGGTAGCGGTGACAAAAGAGGCAACGCGGTCGCCGGCGGCAGAAGCCTTCTGCCGGGCCTTTTTTGCGCGTCAAAGGGTTATTCAGGCGTAA
- a CDS encoding FeoA family protein → MGESRTLKDLQPGEQVVITKIVGEGAVRRRLMDMGLTRGTQVYVRKVAPLGDPIEVTVRGYELSLRKGEAEHVEVDG, encoded by the coding sequence GTGGGAGAATCCCGCACCTTAAAAGATTTACAGCCGGGTGAACAAGTGGTCATTACAAAAATTGTCGGCGAAGGCGCTGTGCGCCGGCGGCTGATGGATATGGGCTTGACCCGGGGAACGCAGGTTTACGTGCGAAAGGTAGCGCCTCTAGGCGATCCGATTGAAGTAACGGTGCGTGGCTATGAACTGTCATTGCGCAAGGGCGAAGCCGAGCATGTGGAGGTCGACGGTTAA
- a CDS encoding GntR family transcriptional regulator, translated as MGYEFDSNIPIYLQLRHYFRMQIVSGQLAPGERMPPVREIAVQYGINPNTVQRALTELEEDGLAYSQRTAGRFITENRDRIAQMRQILAKETVDTFIKDIRPFGFSLDDIIDVMKSQWSDDNASS; from the coding sequence ATGGGCTATGAATTTGACAGCAATATTCCCATATATTTACAGCTCCGGCACTATTTTCGCATGCAAATTGTTTCCGGCCAATTGGCCCCCGGGGAACGCATGCCGCCGGTGCGGGAGATAGCCGTCCAATACGGCATAAATCCGAACACCGTACAGCGGGCTTTAACCGAATTGGAAGAGGACGGGCTGGCCTACAGCCAACGCACGGCCGGACGGTTTATTACAGAGAACCGGGACCGCATTGCCCAAATGCGCCAAATCCTGGCCAAAGAAACGGTGGATACCTTTATTAAAGATATCCGCCCGTTCGGTTTTAGCTTGGACGATATTATTGATGTGATGAAAAGCCAATGGAGTGATGACAATGCCTCTTCTTGA
- a CDS encoding sodium/proline symporter, whose translation MQGHLQIGIAMAIYIAVLIGIGVYFARQASKSTENFFLGGRSLGPLVTAMSAEASDMSGWLLMGLPGVAYWMGISNAFWTAIGLAVGTYVNWLIVAKRLRVYSHIAGDAITVPDYMSNRFKEDRPVLKVVAAVIILFFFTVYAASCFVTMGKLFHTVFEMPYIPMMILGAAFVIFYTTVGGFLAESVADTLQGFIMLIALVAVLGVGFTHVGGIANAIDNARQIPGFFEFFMTASPETDANGVQVLAGGLPQFGQAEKFSAVAIASTLAWGLGYFGVPQVLLRFMAIRDKNEIKTSRRIATVWVFISLLSAVTIGVLGRLIFPTDLTTASEAESIFVLISTSMLPPLLAGFVMAGILAATASSADSYLLISASALAKNIYHGVLNKEATERQVLRLSRLVLLAVALIAMVLASDKNSVIFNIVSFAWAGFGASIGPVILTSLFWRRTTARGALAGMIAGGVTVIVWRGAIAKLGGVFAIYELLPAFIVAIAAIIIVSLVDTPNPVVLKEYDHYRDELHR comes from the coding sequence GTGCAGGGACATTTACAAATTGGCATAGCGATGGCCATTTATATCGCTGTATTGATTGGCATTGGGGTTTATTTTGCTCGTCAGGCGAGTAAAAGTACGGAAAACTTTTTCTTAGGCGGGCGCAGTCTGGGACCCTTGGTCACGGCGATGAGTGCGGAGGCGTCGGATATGAGCGGCTGGCTGCTCATGGGGCTGCCGGGGGTGGCTTATTGGATGGGGATATCCAATGCCTTCTGGACGGCCATCGGTCTGGCGGTTGGCACTTATGTGAACTGGTTGATTGTGGCCAAGCGCTTGCGGGTGTATTCACACATTGCAGGGGATGCGATTACGGTACCGGATTACATGAGCAACCGGTTTAAGGAGGACCGCCCTGTCTTAAAGGTGGTGGCGGCCGTCATCATTTTATTTTTCTTTACGGTCTACGCCGCTTCCTGCTTTGTTACGATGGGCAAGTTGTTCCATACGGTTTTCGAGATGCCCTATATTCCTATGATGATTCTCGGCGCGGCCTTTGTTATTTTTTATACGACGGTCGGTGGATTTTTAGCGGAAAGCGTAGCCGATACCCTCCAGGGCTTTATTATGCTGATTGCTTTGGTAGCGGTGCTTGGGGTCGGGTTTACCCACGTGGGCGGCATTGCCAATGCAATTGACAATGCCCGGCAAATTCCCGGTTTTTTTGAATTTTTCATGACGGCGTCACCGGAAACGGATGCCAACGGCGTGCAGGTCTTGGCTGGGGGCTTACCCCAGTTCGGTCAGGCTGAAAAATTCAGCGCGGTGGCCATTGCCTCAACCTTAGCCTGGGGCTTGGGCTATTTCGGCGTGCCCCAGGTGCTCTTGCGCTTTATGGCCATTCGCGATAAAAATGAGATAAAAACATCCCGGCGGATTGCCACCGTTTGGGTATTTATCTCTCTATTATCGGCTGTGACGATCGGGGTTTTGGGCCGGTTGATTTTTCCGACGGATTTGACCACGGCCAGTGAAGCTGAAAGTATTTTTGTCCTGATCAGCACATCCATGTTGCCACCGCTGTTGGCGGGGTTTGTCATGGCAGGGATTTTGGCGGCAACGGCCAGTTCTGCTGACTCATACTTGCTGATCAGTGCGTCTGCTTTGGCGAAGAATATTTACCATGGTGTTTTAAATAAAGAGGCTACAGAACGTCAAGTCCTGCGCCTGTCCCGTCTGGTCCTTCTGGCGGTGGCGCTCATCGCCATGGTTTTGGCGAGCGATAAAAATAGCGTTATTTTCAATATTGTCTCCTTTGCCTGGGCGGGCTTTGGGGCCTCCATCGGCCCAGTGATTCTGACCAGCCTCTTTTGGCGCAGAACCACGGCACGCGGAGCTTTAGCGGGCATGATTGCCGGTGGAGTCACGGTCATTGTTTGGCGCGGCGCCATTGCTAAGCTTGGCGGCGTCTTTGCCATTTACGAATTACTGCCGGCCTTTATTGTGGCAATTGCAGCGATTATCATTGTCAGCCTTGTGGATACGCCAAATCCGGTTGTTTTAAAAGAATACGACCATTACCGGGACGAACTTCATCGCTAA
- a CDS encoding DMT family transporter, whose translation MAHKQAELLLAFVIICRASAMMFSKIALASLSPMNLLAWRFVPAFIIIAVIFHRQLRQASAKAWLHGAILGTGFFATMTFEMWSLKASAATNVALLENTAIIWTPLVIAILARRLPRTQSIFSSVIAFVGVGCLTLSGKGFYISAEDAHALTAAFLYTTVIILTDRFAKENADDVVPMGIIQIGVLGALALVSTPVTGGFSLPVGQEVWLCLAFLIIVCTGFGFTLQPLAQRYVSAERAGLFCGLNPFFAAILAAVFLQERLSLQGYTGLVLILSAVLLPYLAQSVHHFPIKGLKHLKYKTEP comes from the coding sequence ATGGCCCACAAACAGGCGGAGTTATTATTGGCCTTTGTCATTATTTGCCGTGCCAGTGCGATGATGTTCAGCAAAATAGCCCTGGCCAGCCTCTCCCCGATGAATTTGCTGGCCTGGCGGTTTGTGCCGGCCTTTATCATTATTGCAGTCATTTTTCACCGCCAGCTGCGCCAGGCTTCAGCGAAAGCCTGGCTACACGGCGCTATTTTAGGTACCGGTTTTTTTGCCACCATGACTTTTGAAATGTGGTCCCTCAAAGCATCTGCCGCCACCAACGTGGCCTTGTTGGAAAATACGGCCATCATTTGGACCCCCTTGGTCATTGCCATCTTGGCACGCCGGCTACCCCGCACCCAAAGCATTTTTTCCTCAGTCATCGCCTTTGTCGGCGTCGGCTGCCTCACCCTCAGCGGCAAGGGCTTTTACATCAGCGCCGAAGACGCCCATGCTTTGACGGCTGCCTTTTTATACACCACTGTGATCATTCTAACCGACCGCTTTGCTAAGGAAAACGCGGACGATGTGGTACCGATGGGCATTATCCAAATCGGCGTTTTAGGGGCCTTGGCCCTGGTCAGCACCCCGGTGACCGGCGGATTTTCCCTTCCCGTCGGACAAGAAGTATGGCTGTGCCTGGCCTTCCTGATCATCGTTTGCACAGGCTTCGGCTTTACCCTCCAGCCCCTTGCCCAACGGTACGTCAGCGCCGAACGCGCCGGTCTTTTCTGTGGCCTCAACCCCTTCTTTGCCGCCATCCTGGCCGCTGTCTTTTTACAGGAACGGCTGAGCCTACAGGGCTATACCGGGCTGGTTCTTATCCTAAGCGCCGTCCTCCTGCCCTACCTGGCCCAATCGGTCCACCATTTCCCCATCAAAGGCCTGAAACACCTTAAGTATAAAACCGAACCGTAA
- a CDS encoding amino acid permease, which translates to MAEKNQLQRGLKERHVQMIAIGGAIGVGLFLGSAQAINMAGPGILVTYGIAGIIIFLIMRALGEMSVEYPVAGSFSAYANDFVGPFTGYLVGCMYWVEWTVIAMAELTAMAIYVNFWFPDFPRWATTLIFLGLLTLANLTAARLFGELEFWFAIIKVVTIIAMILIGFAMILFGFGNGGEAIGFSNLTAHGGFLPHGMGGVFSALVMVAFAFIGVELIGVTAGEAENPRKVIPKAINTVIYRVLIFYIGALFVIMCLYPWDEIGTTGSPFVLTFAKLGISAAAGIINFVVLTAALSSCNSGIYSCGRMLYNLSVHKQAPAVFGKISKHHVPANAILFTAVLVLIGVVLNYIMPEKAFTYLTSVSSFCAVYTWGTITVTQIFFRKQLTPAEKDRLLFKLPLYPFSNIITLAVLVLVIAAMGANPDTRIAIPVGLSFMIFFTATYFIVGLNKRPAEKRLGKIPNE; encoded by the coding sequence ATGGCTGAAAAAAATCAATTGCAGCGGGGGCTTAAAGAGCGCCACGTGCAGATGATAGCCATCGGGGGCGCCATCGGTGTCGGGCTTTTTTTAGGCTCCGCCCAAGCCATTAACATGGCAGGCCCCGGTATCTTGGTCACTTATGGTATTGCCGGCATTATTATTTTCCTTATCATGCGGGCCTTGGGTGAAATGTCTGTTGAGTATCCTGTTGCCGGTTCGTTCAGCGCTTACGCCAATGACTTTGTCGGTCCCTTTACCGGCTACCTGGTCGGCTGTATGTACTGGGTTGAATGGACGGTTATTGCCATGGCGGAGTTAACGGCCATGGCCATTTACGTGAACTTTTGGTTTCCGGATTTCCCCCGGTGGGCAACGACCCTTATTTTCCTCGGTTTGCTGACCTTGGCAAATTTAACTGCCGCCAGGTTATTTGGTGAGCTGGAGTTCTGGTTTGCCATCATTAAGGTGGTCACCATTATTGCCATGATTTTGATTGGCTTTGCTATGATTCTTTTCGGTTTCGGCAATGGTGGCGAAGCCATCGGCTTCAGCAATTTGACCGCCCACGGCGGCTTCCTGCCCCACGGCATGGGCGGGGTCTTCTCTGCCCTGGTCATGGTGGCCTTCGCCTTTATCGGCGTTGAATTGATTGGGGTTACGGCCGGCGAAGCGGAAAATCCACGTAAGGTCATTCCCAAGGCCATTAACACGGTTATCTACCGGGTCTTGATTTTCTACATCGGTGCCCTCTTCGTCATCATGTGCCTCTATCCCTGGGATGAAATCGGCACCACCGGCAGCCCCTTCGTTTTAACCTTTGCCAAATTGGGGATTTCGGCTGCAGCCGGCATCATCAACTTTGTCGTGCTAACCGCCGCCCTCTCCAGCTGCAACAGTGGTATTTATTCTTGCGGACGAATGTTGTATAATTTATCTGTCCACAAGCAAGCACCGGCTGTTTTCGGCAAAATCAGCAAGCATCACGTGCCTGCCAATGCGATTCTTTTCACGGCAGTGCTGGTCTTGATTGGCGTGGTCCTCAATTATATTATGCCGGAAAAAGCCTTCACTTATCTGACATCTGTCAGTTCTTTCTGCGCCGTTTACACTTGGGGAACCATTACGGTCACGCAAATCTTTTTCCGTAAACAGTTGACACCGGCAGAAAAAGACCGTTTGCTCTTTAAGCTGCCCCTCTATCCCTTTTCCAATATCATCACCTTGGCCGTATTGGTCTTGGTCATTGCGGCCATGGGGGCCAATCCGGATACACGGATTGCCATTCCCGTCGGCCTGTCCTTCATGATTTTCTTTACCGCGACCTACTTTATTGTCGGTCTGAACAAGCGGCCCGCTGAAAAACGACTGGGCAAAATCCCTAACGAATAA
- a CDS encoding ATP-grasp domain-containing protein encodes MNRTIKNSDTRFLPVLLGTDANCYGMARAFHEAYGIKSLALGKFPLLETRKSRIVEVHTHPDFDKAPTFLSTLDDVASLYKGYYDALLLIACGDRYTELVCEHKEELSKRFVIPYIDHALKLQLENKADFYDMCDRYGLPYPATHIVTAESQDDLDLPFDFPVALKASNSIEWLEIDFPGKKKAFKVDSPEELQDLVHKSYAAGYTDKLIIQDFIPGGDDAMYVLNSYSNDQGKVQMMCLGHCLLEDHTPAGVGNYNAILQEGNDDLYKTYQRFLEAIGFIGFANFDLKYDARDGQYKVFEINIRQGRSSYFTTASGCNLATWLVRDRVEDIHLETPHYHNNPTLWLHVPVDFFLDYAPEDELPRIRRLINEGRVSNTLLYDKDLGLYRRLMINRFYHGQRKRMLT; translated from the coding sequence ATGAACCGTACCATTAAAAATTCCGATACTCGTTTTTTACCGGTTCTCTTAGGGACCGACGCCAATTGCTATGGCATGGCACGGGCTTTTCATGAAGCATACGGGATCAAATCGCTTGCCCTGGGCAAGTTTCCCCTTCTGGAAACCCGCAAAAGTCGCATCGTAGAAGTGCACACCCATCCGGATTTTGACAAGGCCCCCACCTTTTTGAGCACCCTGGATGACGTGGCCTCCCTGTACAAGGGCTACTACGATGCGCTTTTGTTAATTGCCTGCGGCGACCGGTATACCGAACTGGTTTGCGAACACAAGGAAGAGCTCTCCAAACGTTTTGTGATTCCCTATATTGACCACGCCTTAAAGCTCCAACTGGAAAACAAGGCAGATTTCTACGACATGTGTGACCGCTACGGCCTCCCCTACCCGGCCACCCATATCGTCACCGCTGAAAGCCAGGATGACCTGGACTTGCCCTTTGATTTCCCGGTGGCTTTGAAAGCGAGCAATTCAATTGAATGGCTGGAAATTGACTTCCCCGGTAAGAAAAAAGCCTTCAAAGTGGACAGCCCGGAAGAATTGCAGGACCTGGTCCACAAGTCTTACGCCGCCGGCTATACCGATAAGCTCATCATCCAGGACTTCATCCCCGGCGGTGATGACGCCATGTACGTTTTAAACAGCTACTCCAACGACCAGGGCAAGGTCCAGATGATGTGCCTGGGGCACTGCCTTTTAGAGGACCACACCCCTGCCGGGGTGGGCAATTACAACGCCATCCTCCAGGAAGGCAATGACGACCTCTACAAGACCTACCAGCGCTTTTTGGAAGCCATTGGCTTTATTGGCTTTGCCAACTTTGACTTAAAATACGATGCCCGTGACGGACAGTATAAAGTCTTTGAAATCAATATTCGTCAAGGCCGGTCCAGTTACTTCACCACCGCCAGTGGCTGTAACCTGGCCACCTGGCTGGTCCGGGACCGGGTGGAAGACATTCACTTGGAAACTCCCCACTACCATAACAACCCCACCCTTTGGCTGCATGTGCCGGTGGACTTCTTCTTAGATTACGCCCCGGAAGATGAATTGCCCCGTATTCGCCGGCTGATTAACGAAGGCCGGGTCAGCAACACCCTCCTTTACGATAAAGATCTGGGCCTCTACCGTCGGCTTATGATCAACCGTTTTTATCATGGCCAGCGGAAACGCATGCTGACCTAG
- a CDS encoding FeoB-associated Cys-rich membrane protein — protein MFAATAPTVITLLILLAAVGGVLYKMKRSGKGSCGCSSGCSGCGGSCSTHQTPKKEK, from the coding sequence ATGTTTGCTGCAACAGCGCCAACGGTTATTACCTTACTTATCTTGTTGGCTGCAGTCGGCGGGGTCTTGTATAAAATGAAACGCTCCGGTAAAGGCAGCTGTGGCTGTTCTTCCGGATGCTCCGGCTGTGGCGGCAGTTGCTCTACCCATCAAACGCCTAAAAAAGAAAAATAA
- the feoB gene encoding ferrous iron transport protein B codes for MLKIALAGNPNSGKTSLFNALTGAKQHVGNWPGVTVEQKTGQLKRHHDVEVVDLPGIYSLSPYSPEEIISRNYIINDHPDVLVNIIDATNLERNLYLTTQLLETGAPCVLALNMMDLVQKRGINIDPKKLSQAFGGVPVVEISALENTGIDKLIETVLKVAKKEDYRDRSFAYTPEIEKALKSIEDIAGLEGPSARYYAIKFFENDERIDQEYPLAPAVRDEIRSLVEALEDAEDNDAETLISNGRYEYIGNFIHGIMERPHQKDKLSNSDKIDAIVTNRILALPIFALVIYAIYFVSIQTIGGWSQDWVGDAFGALGEWVNGQLTALGVHKQLVGLICDGIIGGVGAVLTFVPQLMILYFFLSFLEGCGYMSRIAFIMDRIFRRFGLSGKSFIPFLMATGCGVPAIMSTRTIENERDRRMTIMVTTFMPCGAKLPVIALFAGALFPDNSFIAPGCYFLGIFSIILSCLVLKVTALFKGEPAPFIIELPEYRLPKFTNLIFMMWEKAKVFVYKAGTIIFVCVIVIWFLANYNFHLETVSTDHSILAALGGFVAPIFAPLGWGTWQAAAGAVSGLVAKENLVSTLGVLFSHIDEADETSAPLLQQVAMHFTPAAGLSYLVFNLLCAPCFAAIGAIKREMMSGKWTLIAITYQTVFAYIIALLIYQIGRFFL; via the coding sequence TTGTTGAAAATCGCTTTAGCCGGGAACCCGAACAGCGGGAAGACCAGCTTATTCAATGCCTTGACCGGCGCTAAGCAACACGTCGGGAACTGGCCGGGGGTTACTGTTGAACAAAAAACCGGTCAATTAAAACGTCATCATGATGTGGAAGTGGTGGACTTACCGGGTATTTATTCCTTATCCCCCTATTCCCCGGAAGAAATTATTTCACGAAATTATATTATTAACGATCATCCTGATGTCTTGGTGAATATTATTGATGCCACCAACTTGGAGCGAAACTTATATCTGACGACTCAATTGTTAGAAACCGGGGCACCTTGCGTCTTGGCCTTGAACATGATGGACTTGGTGCAAAAACGGGGCATTAACATTGACCCGAAAAAACTGTCCCAGGCTTTCGGCGGGGTACCGGTTGTAGAAATTTCCGCCTTGGAAAATACTGGTATTGACAAGCTGATTGAAACGGTTTTGAAGGTGGCTAAAAAAGAAGACTACCGCGACCGGTCCTTTGCTTATACGCCGGAAATTGAAAAAGCCTTGAAGTCTATTGAGGACATTGCAGGCCTGGAAGGTCCCTCGGCACGCTACTATGCCATTAAATTCTTTGAAAATGACGAACGGATTGACCAGGAATATCCTTTAGCTCCGGCCGTTCGTGATGAGATTAGAAGCTTGGTAGAAGCCTTGGAAGATGCTGAAGACAATGACGCGGAAACCCTGATTTCCAATGGGCGTTATGAATACATTGGCAACTTTATCCACGGCATTATGGAGCGGCCTCATCAAAAGGATAAGCTCAGCAATTCGGATAAAATCGACGCCATCGTTACCAACCGGATTTTGGCTTTGCCGATTTTCGCTTTGGTTATCTATGCTATTTATTTTGTTTCCATTCAAACCATCGGTGGCTGGTCTCAGGACTGGGTTGGTGACGCTTTCGGTGCTTTAGGCGAATGGGTCAACGGCCAATTAACCGCCCTGGGCGTTCATAAACAGTTGGTTGGCCTTATCTGCGATGGGATCATCGGCGGTGTCGGCGCAGTGCTCACCTTCGTGCCCCAGCTCATGATCTTGTACTTCTTCCTGTCCTTCTTGGAAGGCTGTGGCTACATGAGCCGGATTGCCTTTATCATGGACCGGATTTTCCGCCGCTTCGGCCTTTCCGGGAAATCCTTCATTCCCTTCTTGATGGCCACCGGTTGCGGTGTACCGGCCATCATGAGTACCCGGACCATTGAAAATGAACGGGATCGTCGCATGACCATCATGGTAACGACCTTCATGCCCTGTGGGGCCAAACTGCCGGTTATTGCTCTTTTTGCCGGGGCCCTTTTCCCGGACAATTCTTTCATCGCACCGGGCTGCTATTTCTTGGGTATTTTCTCCATCATCCTCAGTTGCCTGGTCTTGAAGGTAACCGCGCTCTTTAAAGGCGAACCGGCCCCCTTTATCATTGAATTGCCGGAATACCGCCTACCGAAATTCACCAACCTCATCTTCATGATGTGGGAAAAAGCGAAAGTCTTTGTTTATAAAGCCGGGACGATTATCTTCGTCTGCGTTATTGTCATTTGGTTCTTGGCCAACTACAACTTCCACCTGGAAACGGTCAGCACCGACCATTCCATCTTGGCAGCCCTGGGCGGTTTTGTGGCACCGATTTTTGCCCCCCTCGGCTGGGGAACCTGGCAGGCAGCGGCCGGCGCTGTTTCCGGCTTGGTGGCGAAAGAAAACCTCGTGTCAACCTTAGGGGTCCTCTTTAGCCACATTGACGAAGCTGACGAAACGTCTGCGCCGCTTTTGCAACAAGTTGCCATGCATTTCACACCGGCAGCCGGTTTGAGCTACTTGGTCTTTAACCTTTTATGCGCCCCCTGCTTTGCTGCCATTGGGGCCATTAAACGGGAGATGATGAGTGGCAAGTGGACCCTGATCGCCATTACCTATCAAACCGTCTTTGCCTATATTATTGCCCTCTTGATTTATCAGATCGGTCGCTTCTTCCTGTAG